One genomic region from Bacteroidota bacterium encodes:
- a CDS encoding YCF48-related protein, protein MKYLIIKLKYILFMWISAMFFLLLNGNLNAQLPDSIDIDDEIFIEDSLDSSFPYGSMEEMVEDMFAPTDLYWYWQNPYPTGFSIYGIDVTSKRNVFFAGASSSILKTTDSGNSWDVKFGLGLTSGDLYDIDMIDSLYGYAVGLGGKILKTIDGGDNWAKLNLGVQFYSNFPFFDAMFINRDTGWICGMNGLIIRTSNGGSIWSPQFVLSPVRLFEINFLDGSRGWAVGDSGKIYYTSNGGSVWNAQSSGTTNILTSVKFFTQNKGVAVGLKGTMRRTTNGGSNWLTANSGTNAWLDDVDFVDSTTGWAVGSNGTIMKTVNEGITWIPQTSGTTEWLDAVKFLDSATGFVAGVRGTILKTTNGGEDWVQLSHGHRDNLYAVQFSDPSNGWALGRYGIVYKSTNGGSNWIIQTALAGKKANSIFMVDSATIYIAGRTGLIEKTTDGGTNWYRLMSGSTKTFYKIFFLNHDLGFVVGSSGYVRKTTNGGDTWYTTKPRVSNNFYDVYFVNNQTGWVTGTSGLIFKTTNSGESWVAQPSGTTRKLNSLHFISPTTGWAVGSGGTIRKTTNGGFNWLTQVSGTTREIKSITFTDSLNGWAVGLSGTILSTTNSGSTWLNVPSPIRSALYDIFSIDSANVWAVGLYGVTLKYGSGSFTTQNIAISQQEVFAQNYPNPFNPFTTIEFDLPEKSIVNIKVYNVLGQEVITLADNIEFYQGKNAVYFDGTNLASGIYFCRIKDANNRFNVVRKMLLLR, encoded by the coding sequence ATGAAATACTTAATAATAAAACTAAAATATATATTATTCATGTGGATAAGTGCCATGTTTTTTCTACTTCTTAATGGAAACTTGAATGCACAGCTACCCGACAGTATAGATATTGACGATGAAATCTTTATAGAGGATTCATTAGATTCTTCTTTTCCGTATGGTTCCATGGAGGAAATGGTTGAAGATATGTTCGCCCCCACCGATTTATATTGGTATTGGCAAAATCCTTACCCAACGGGTTTTTCTATATACGGAATTGATGTAACCTCTAAAAGAAATGTTTTTTTTGCGGGTGCCTCTTCTTCAATCCTGAAAACAACAGATTCCGGTAATTCATGGGATGTTAAGTTTGGTTTAGGACTTACAAGCGGTGATTTATACGACATCGACATGATAGATAGTTTATACGGATATGCTGTCGGTTTAGGAGGTAAAATTTTAAAAACTATTGACGGTGGCGATAACTGGGCAAAATTAAACCTCGGGGTGCAGTTTTATTCTAATTTTCCTTTTTTCGACGCAATGTTCATTAATAGGGATACCGGTTGGATTTGTGGTATGAATGGTTTAATAATCCGTACGAGTAATGGTGGCAGTATTTGGTCTCCGCAATTTGTCTTGTCACCCGTCAGATTATTTGAGATCAATTTTCTTGATGGCTCAAGGGGTTGGGCAGTTGGCGATTCAGGCAAAATTTATTATACTTCAAACGGTGGTTCGGTCTGGAATGCACAAAGTTCCGGAACAACAAACATTCTAACCAGCGTAAAATTTTTTACACAAAACAAAGGTGTTGCTGTCGGTTTAAAAGGCACTATGCGTCGGACAACTAATGGTGGAAGTAATTGGTTAACTGCAAACTCAGGGACAAATGCCTGGTTAGACGATGTGGATTTTGTCGATTCAACAACCGGATGGGCTGTTGGTTCAAACGGTACAATTATGAAAACTGTCAATGAAGGGATTACTTGGATTCCACAGACATCAGGAACTACTGAGTGGCTTGATGCTGTCAAATTTTTGGATTCTGCTACAGGTTTTGTTGCAGGTGTAAGGGGAACTATACTTAAAACAACAAATGGTGGTGAAGATTGGGTACAACTTTCGCACGGACATAGAGATAATTTGTATGCTGTTCAATTTTCCGACCCCAGCAATGGCTGGGCATTAGGGCGTTACGGAATAGTTTATAAAAGTACAAATGGTGGTTCAAACTGGATTATTCAAACGGCTTTGGCCGGTAAAAAAGCAAACTCAATTTTTATGGTTGATTCTGCTACAATATATATTGCCGGCAGAACGGGTTTAATTGAAAAAACAACAGACGGTGGTACAAATTGGTACCGTTTGATGAGCGGTTCGACGAAAACTTTTTATAAAATATTTTTCTTAAACCATGACCTCGGATTCGTTGTTGGCAGCAGCGGTTATGTCCGGAAAACGACTAACGGTGGTGATACCTGGTACACGACTAAGCCAAGAGTTTCAAATAATTTTTATGATGTTTATTTCGTAAATAACCAAACTGGATGGGTAACAGGTACAAGCGGACTAATTTTTAAAACTACAAACAGTGGCGAAAGCTGGGTTGCTCAGCCATCTGGAACTACACGGAAGTTAAATTCACTCCATTTTATTTCGCCTACTACCGGCTGGGCAGTGGGGTCAGGTGGTACTATTAGAAAAACAACAAACGGTGGCTTTAATTGGCTCACACAAGTGTCAGGTACAACTAGAGAAATAAAAAGCATAACCTTTACCGACTCTTTAAACGGTTGGGCGGTAGGTTTGTCTGGGACAATTTTATCCACTACTAACAGCGGAAGCACATGGTTAAATGTCCCCTCGCCAATACGGAGTGCTTTATACGATATATTTTCGATTGATAGTGCAAATGTTTGGGCTGTAGGTTTGTACGGTGTAACTTTGAAATACGGCAGCGGTTCTTTCACAACACAAAATATTGCAATTTCTCAACAAGAGGTTTTCGCACAAAATTATCCCAACCCGTTCAACCCGTTTACTACAATCGAGTTTGATTTGCCTGAAAAAAGTATTGTAAATATAAAAGTATATAACGTTCTTGGACAGGAAGTAATAACATTAGCTGATAACATAGAATTTTATCAAGGTAAAAATGCAGTTTACTTCGATGGAACCAATTTAGCTTCAGGTATTTATTTCTGTAGAATTAAGGACGCAAATAATAGGTTTAATGTAGTGCGGAAGATGCTTCTGCTGAGATGA